A genomic segment from Nematostella vectensis chromosome 6, jaNemVect1.1, whole genome shotgun sequence encodes:
- the LOC5521414 gene encoding uncharacterized protein LOC5521414, producing MQSLAQASRIVASCRLAAARAISGTASSKKATPSQTGFQGLNAGFFWDDKHGFGYGKNGEVILVMPNEKLNIKIPGEANSNVETQSFIEASVETFTENMLASEDREDQKEKLPGSC from the exons ATGCAGTCACTTGCCCAAGCTAGTCGCATTGTGGCTTCTTGTCGACTCGCTGCCGCAAGAGCCATAAGTGGTACTGCGTCTTCAAAAAAAGCCACCCCTTCTCAGACAGGTTTCCAAG GTTTGAATGCTGGTTTCTTCTGGGATGACAAGCATGGTTTTGGGTATGGAAAAAATGGAGAGGTTATTCTTGTAATGCCAAATGAAAAACTCAACATCAAAA TACCAGGAGAAGCCAACTCCAATGTGGAGACTCAGTCCTTTATAGAGGCATCTGTAGAGACCTTCACAGAAAACATGTTGGCAAGTGAGGACAGAGAGGATCAAAAGGAGAAATTACCGGGTTCTTGCTGA
- the LOC125567953 gene encoding uncharacterized protein LOC125567953 gives MHCAHRSFPLEATGYESVDRVCSVFAVCAVEMSREQQEQPDIVDPSPAPSEEEDVISKVTEHFGDAIAQRFKDEGITCPEAIVDLLSKDADAPIYSKVGLTYGKALKFKRIFEESFQLPKKSSSALPKCKPTMAELSTYDPEIQRLYLSKRKKIGALAMEKWGGQLPKFNTPMMRTQLEKFAKEIEDQCSVPEINFTVDGIMQHTKDFFSEQRRERKRTSPPDSWSPRTPSSSRAGSSDEEFSLQCSQAKLPKMPSMGSQDDEEPDDEGSDNDGSDDDGSDDDKKSTDTLPETEPTVINNLHSKAVKVIIKAVCGSIPKDREVIVDALKNTFFQ, from the exons ATGCATTGCGCGCATCGCTCTTTCCCCTTAGAagcgactgggtacgagtctgtcGACAGGGTGTGCTCAGTGTTTGCAGTATGTGCCGTTGAAATGAGTCGAGAGCAACAAGAACAGCCAGATATTGTGGATCCATCACCAGCTCCCTCAGAAGAAGAAGATGTTATTTCAAAAGTGACAGAGCACTTTGGCGATGCAATTGCACAGCGATTTAAAG ATGAAGGTATTACATGCCCAGAAGCAATAGTAGACTTGCTATCTAAAGATGCTGATGCGCCAATTTACTCAAAGGTTGGCTTAACCTATGGAAAGGCCCTAAAATTCAAAAGGATTTTTGAGGAGTCGTTCCAATTGCCAAAGAAATCTTCATCAGCCTTGCCCAAGTGCAAACCAACAATGGCAGAGTTGTCAACATACGATCCTGAAATACAAAGACTGTACCTGTCTAA GCGCAAGAAGATTGGCGCACTTGCCATGGAAAAGTGGGGTGGGCAACTCCCGAAGTTCAACACTCCCATGATGAGAACACAACTGGAAAAGTTTGCTAAAGAAATTGAAGACCAGTGTTCTGTGCCTGAAATAAATTTCACAGTGGATGGCATTATGCAACACACTAAGGATTTTTTCAGTGAACAGCGGCGTGAAAGAAAA AGAACAAGCCCTCCAGATTCCTGGTCTCCTAGAACACCAAGTTCTTCTAGG GCTGGCTCTTCAGATGAGGAATTCTCACTACAATGCTCCCAAGCAAAGCTACCTAAAATGCCTTCCATG GGCAGTCAAGATGATGAGGAACCAGATGATGAAGGATCTGATAATGATGGatctgatgatgatggttctGACGATGACAAGAAAAGTACAGATACTCTCCCAGAAACTGAACCTACAGTCATAAATAACTTACATAGTAAAGCAGTGAAGGTTATCATTAAGGCGGTATGTGGAAGTATCCCAAAGGATAGGGAGGTAATAGTTGATGCcttaaaaaacactttttttcaatag